The following proteins are encoded in a genomic region of Euzebyales bacterium:
- a CDS encoding YbaB/EbfC family nucleoid-associated protein, with product MNQMLQQAQALQRKLAKAQEEIAEVEVTGTAGGGTVNAVVTGTGDLTSIEIAPEAVDPDDVEMLQDLVVAAVNDGLRRARELEQEKLGSLAGGLGLPPGLI from the coding sequence ATGAACCAGATGCTGCAACAGGCGCAGGCACTGCAGCGCAAGCTCGCCAAGGCGCAGGAGGAGATCGCCGAGGTCGAGGTGACCGGTACCGCCGGCGGTGGGACCGTCAACGCGGTCGTGACCGGGACAGGCGACCTGACGAGCATCGAGATCGCACCCGAGGCCGTCGACCCGGACGACGTCGAGATGCTGCAGGACCTGGTGGTCGCGGCTGTCAACGACGGCCTGCGCCGCGCCCGCGAGCTGGAGCAGGAGAAGCTGGGCAGCCTCGCCGGCGGGCTCGGCCTGCCGCCGGGGCTGATCTGA
- the ppsA gene encoding phosphoenolpyruvate synthase, whose protein sequence is MSQLVRPLEEFGQDDVGIVGGKNASLGEMLRSLKEQGVRVPEGFAITVDGYRTYVADNGITELIAKAVDELREDERRVREVGDRLRRAVGRGHFPDDLADEIRSAYDVLCERYEMAEVDVAIRSSATAEDLPDASFAGQQETMLNVTGHDDVLDAVRFCYTSLFTDRAIVYRARHGFDDREVALSVAIQKMVRAGRACSGVAFTLEPDTGFPDVVVINGSWGLGEHLVRGNVEPDEWVVFKPALDGTTSDGKPRRPIIDRVRGSKLSKEVYARGEAAATKVVDTRRRERESFVLSDDEVLELARWARAIELHYGRPMDIEWAKDGESDELFVVQARPETVQSRAGASVLTSYRVQTDATPVVTGIAVGGAVASGTVRLLASPDDADDFSDGDVLVTEMTDPDWGPLMARASAVVTDRGGRTAHAAIISREIGIPAVVGTDDATSVLTDGDVVTVSCAEGDAGLVYPGEIAWTEETLDVSDLPETETKVMLILASPGAAMRWWQLPSDGVGLARMEFIVNDHIQVHPMALVRFDDVEDKKVRTHIEKLTIGYDDLRAYFVDRLALGIGRIAASRYPDPVVVRTSDFKSNEYADLIGGRQFEPEESNPMLGWRGASRYYTEGYREAFALECRALKRVRETMGLDNVIIMLPFVRTLEEADGVLEVMAGEGLRRGEDGLKVYVMCEIPANVLLADEFADRFDGFSIGSNDLTQLILGVDRDSGHLAHLFDERNPAVRRAISMVIEAAHAKGRVVGICGQGPSDHPDLAAFLVESGIDSISVNPDALLATRQNVAKIETELG, encoded by the coding sequence ATGAGCCAGCTCGTGCGTCCGTTGGAGGAGTTCGGTCAGGACGACGTCGGCATCGTCGGGGGCAAGAACGCCTCGCTCGGTGAGATGCTGCGCAGCCTGAAGGAACAGGGTGTTCGTGTGCCTGAGGGTTTTGCGATCACGGTGGACGGCTACCGCACGTACGTCGCCGACAACGGCATCACCGAGCTGATCGCCAAGGCCGTCGACGAGCTCCGGGAGGACGAGCGGCGCGTGCGCGAGGTAGGTGACCGGCTGCGCCGCGCCGTCGGCCGTGGGCATTTCCCGGATGATCTGGCCGACGAGATCCGCAGCGCGTACGACGTGCTGTGCGAGCGCTACGAGATGGCTGAGGTGGACGTCGCGATCCGCAGCTCGGCGACCGCCGAGGATCTGCCGGACGCCAGCTTCGCCGGCCAGCAGGAGACCATGCTCAACGTCACCGGGCACGACGATGTGCTCGACGCGGTGCGGTTCTGCTACACGTCGTTGTTCACCGACCGGGCCATCGTCTACCGCGCGCGTCACGGCTTCGACGACCGCGAGGTCGCGCTGAGCGTCGCCATCCAGAAGATGGTGCGCGCCGGTCGGGCGTGCTCGGGTGTGGCGTTCACGCTGGAGCCCGACACCGGCTTCCCCGACGTGGTCGTGATCAACGGCTCGTGGGGGCTGGGTGAGCACCTGGTGCGCGGCAACGTCGAGCCCGACGAATGGGTGGTCTTCAAGCCGGCGCTCGACGGGACGACCTCGGACGGCAAACCACGGCGACCCATCATCGACCGGGTCCGTGGGTCCAAACTGTCCAAGGAGGTCTACGCCCGCGGTGAGGCTGCGGCGACGAAGGTGGTCGACACGCGCCGGCGCGAGCGGGAGTCGTTCGTGCTGTCCGACGACGAGGTACTCGAGCTCGCCCGGTGGGCGCGGGCGATCGAGCTGCACTACGGCAGGCCGATGGACATCGAGTGGGCCAAGGACGGCGAGTCCGACGAGCTGTTCGTCGTGCAGGCCCGACCCGAGACCGTGCAGTCCCGGGCCGGCGCGTCGGTGTTGACCAGCTACCGGGTCCAGACCGACGCCACTCCGGTGGTCACCGGGATCGCCGTGGGCGGCGCGGTCGCCAGCGGGACGGTCCGGCTGCTGGCCAGCCCCGATGACGCCGACGACTTCTCCGACGGCGACGTGCTGGTGACCGAGATGACCGATCCCGACTGGGGTCCACTCATGGCACGCGCGAGCGCCGTCGTGACCGACCGCGGCGGCAGGACTGCACACGCGGCGATCATCAGCCGGGAGATCGGCATCCCCGCGGTCGTCGGCACCGACGACGCGACGAGCGTGCTCACCGACGGCGACGTGGTCACCGTGTCGTGCGCGGAGGGCGACGCCGGGCTGGTCTATCCGGGCGAGATCGCCTGGACCGAGGAGACGCTCGACGTGTCCGACCTGCCCGAGACCGAGACCAAGGTGATGCTGATCCTGGCGTCACCCGGCGCCGCGATGCGCTGGTGGCAGCTGCCGTCCGACGGCGTCGGGCTGGCGCGCATGGAGTTCATCGTCAACGACCACATCCAGGTCCACCCGATGGCCCTGGTGCGCTTCGACGACGTCGAGGACAAGAAGGTGCGCACGCACATCGAGAAGCTGACGATCGGCTACGACGACCTGCGCGCCTACTTCGTGGACCGGCTTGCGCTGGGGATCGGCCGTATCGCCGCGTCCCGGTACCCCGACCCGGTCGTCGTGCGCACCAGCGACTTCAAGAGCAACGAGTACGCCGATCTGATCGGCGGGCGGCAGTTCGAGCCGGAGGAGAGCAACCCGATGCTCGGGTGGCGCGGCGCCAGCCGGTACTACACGGAGGGTTACCGCGAGGCGTTCGCGCTCGAGTGCCGTGCGCTGAAGCGCGTCCGGGAGACGATGGGTCTGGACAACGTCATCATCATGCTCCCGTTCGTGCGCACGCTCGAGGAGGCGGACGGCGTGCTGGAGGTCATGGCCGGCGAGGGTCTGCGCCGCGGCGAGGACGGGTTGAAGGTCTACGTCATGTGCGAGATCCCGGCCAACGTGCTGCTGGCCGACGAGTTCGCGGACCGGTTCGACGGGTTCTCGATCGGCAGCAACGACCTGACGCAGCTCATCCTCGGCGTCGACCGCGATTCTGGTCACCTCGCGCACCTGTTCGACGAGCGCAACCCTGCGGTGCGCAGGGCGATCAGCATGGTGATCGAGGCCGCCCACGCCAAGGGCCGCGTGGTCGGGATCTGCGGGCAGGGTCCCAGCGACCATCCGGACCTGGCCGCGTTCCTGGTCGAGTCCGGGATCGACTCGATCTCGGTCAACCCCGACGCGTTGCTCGCCACCCGCCAGAACGTCGCCAAGATCGAGACCGAGCTCGGCTGA
- a CDS encoding metallophosphoesterase: MKRLLQTAATLAVVGAAWGLAERRWFVLRHRTLPVLRGADASTLRVLHLSDLHLVAGDRRMARFIHQSLAHGPDLVVVTGDIVGHPDAIDDAVDLLGAVGADRPAVAVLGSNDRYGPVLRNPLRYLVSPTRTHPGVRLDTEHLVVGLKEAGWHVLRNERTTVRTAIGDIDVVGLDDPHIGADSPDQVDWTPHAGDGPLRLGVVHAPYVDVIDRFAGEGLDLALAGHTHGGQVRVPFVGALTTNCDLPLDMARGATRYTDRMWLHVSAGLGTSRFAPVRFACRPEASILDLVGRRMAFDAL; the protein is encoded by the coding sequence ATGAAGCGCTTGCTGCAGACCGCCGCCACCCTCGCGGTCGTTGGTGCTGCATGGGGGCTGGCCGAGCGCAGGTGGTTCGTGCTGCGCCACCGGACGCTTCCCGTGCTGCGCGGAGCTGACGCGTCGACGCTGCGCGTGCTCCACCTGTCCGACCTCCACCTCGTTGCCGGCGATCGCCGCATGGCGCGGTTCATCCACCAGAGCCTGGCGCACGGACCCGACCTCGTCGTCGTCACGGGCGACATCGTGGGGCACCCGGACGCCATCGACGACGCCGTCGACCTCCTGGGCGCGGTGGGTGCCGACCGACCGGCCGTCGCCGTGCTGGGATCCAACGACCGCTACGGCCCCGTGCTGCGCAACCCGCTCCGGTACCTGGTGAGCCCCACCCGCACGCATCCCGGTGTCCGGCTGGACACCGAGCACCTGGTGGTGGGGCTCAAGGAGGCGGGCTGGCACGTGCTACGCAACGAGCGCACCACCGTGCGGACCGCGATCGGCGACATCGACGTCGTTGGCCTCGACGACCCGCACATCGGCGCGGACAGTCCCGACCAGGTCGACTGGACACCCCACGCGGGCGACGGGCCGCTGCGCCTCGGCGTCGTGCATGCGCCCTACGTCGACGTGATCGACCGCTTCGCGGGGGAGGGCCTCGACCTTGCCCTCGCCGGCCACACGCACGGTGGGCAGGTGCGCGTACCCTTCGTCGGTGCGCTGACCACCAACTGCGACCTGCCGCTCGACATGGCGCGCGGCGCGACCCGCTACACCGACCGGATGTGGCTGCACGTGTCCGCAGGCCTGGGCACGTCGCGCTTCGCGCCGGTGCGGTTCGCCTGCCGTCCCGAGGCCAGCATCCTCGACCTCGTGGGCCGCCGGATGGCCTTCGACGCGCTTTGA
- a CDS encoding MazG nucleotide pyrophosphohydrolase domain-containing protein, which translates to MDIAAFQEQMRVTYGARDRARGPARTFAWLVEECGELSRAVFRGTHDDRLVEFADVLAWLTSLADLVGVDLDEAARRYADGCPRCGSTPCRCASG; encoded by the coding sequence ATGGACATCGCCGCGTTCCAGGAGCAGATGCGCGTCACGTACGGCGCCCGCGACCGCGCGCGTGGTCCCGCACGCACGTTCGCGTGGCTCGTCGAGGAGTGCGGTGAGCTGTCGCGCGCCGTGTTCCGCGGCACCCACGACGACCGGCTCGTCGAGTTCGCCGACGTGCTGGCCTGGCTGACGTCGCTGGCCGACCTCGTGGGCGTGGACCTCGACGAGGCCGCGCGACGCTACGCCGACGGCTGTCCACGGTGCGGTTCGACCCCGTGCCGGTGCGCGAGCGGCTGA
- the recR gene encoding recombination mediator RecR — protein sequence MSVYEGPIQDLIEELGRLPGIGPKSAQRLAFHLLQVDIDDAERLANAIRIVKVKVQFCQRCFNVSEHEECRICRDARRDPTVLCVVEEPRDVLAIEKTGEFRGRYHVLGGAISPIDGIGPEQLRVRELVTRIGTEDIAEVVLATNPNIEGEATASYLSKLLKSMELRVSRIASGLPVGGDLEYADEITLGRAFAGRRALQ from the coding sequence CTGAGCGTCTACGAAGGTCCGATCCAGGACCTGATCGAGGAGCTGGGCCGGTTGCCGGGCATCGGGCCCAAGAGCGCGCAGCGCCTTGCGTTCCACCTGCTGCAGGTCGACATCGACGACGCCGAGCGGCTCGCCAACGCCATCCGCATCGTCAAGGTGAAGGTGCAGTTCTGCCAGCGCTGCTTCAACGTCAGCGAGCACGAAGAGTGTCGGATCTGTCGCGACGCCCGGCGTGACCCGACGGTGCTGTGCGTGGTCGAGGAGCCTCGCGACGTGCTGGCGATCGAGAAGACCGGCGAGTTCCGCGGACGCTACCACGTGCTGGGGGGCGCCATCTCGCCGATCGACGGCATCGGGCCCGAGCAGCTGCGGGTGCGCGAACTCGTCACCCGCATCGGCACCGAGGACATCGCCGAGGTCGTGCTGGCCACGAACCCCAACATCGAGGGCGAGGCGACCGCGAGCTACCTGTCGAAGCTGCTCAAGAGCATGGAGCTGCGGGTCAGCAGGATCGCGTCGGGCCTGCCGGTCGGCGGTGACCTGGAGTACGCCGACGAGATCACGCTCGGTCGCGCCTTCGCGGGGCGCCGGGCCCTCCAGTAG
- a CDS encoding NAD-dependent protein deacetylase — translation MDGQIAQLAELVADGDVVVLSGAGISTDSGIPDYRGPTGAQRRTAPITYREFVSDPTARRRYWARSQLGWRHVRRARPNPGHFAVARLEHHGWASGLITQNVDGLHGAAGSQNVVELHGNLARTVCLGCGVRRSRRELGQRLDAANPDFAATPTRIAPDGDAELLADAERGFRVVACTTCGGVLKPDVVFFGESVPRDRVNRCFAMVDAARAVLVVGSSLTVMSGYRFIIRARGRGTPVAIVNRGPTRGDDDAVLRVDAGLADVLPRVLDHLRAQDRRAAPTQPR, via the coding sequence GTGGACGGGCAGATCGCGCAGCTCGCGGAGCTGGTCGCCGACGGCGACGTGGTGGTCCTCAGTGGAGCGGGCATCTCGACTGACTCCGGCATCCCCGACTACCGCGGGCCGACCGGTGCGCAACGGCGGACGGCGCCGATCACCTACCGCGAATTCGTCTCCGACCCGACGGCGCGACGACGGTACTGGGCGCGCAGCCAGCTCGGCTGGCGCCACGTCCGGCGTGCCCGACCCAACCCCGGGCACTTCGCCGTCGCCCGGCTCGAGCACCACGGCTGGGCGTCGGGGCTGATCACACAGAACGTCGACGGGCTCCACGGTGCGGCGGGCAGCCAGAACGTCGTCGAGCTGCACGGCAACCTCGCGCGGACCGTCTGCCTGGGCTGCGGCGTGCGGCGGTCACGGCGCGAGCTCGGGCAACGCCTGGACGCCGCCAACCCGGACTTCGCGGCGACGCCCACCCGGATCGCACCCGACGGCGACGCGGAGCTGCTCGCCGACGCCGAGCGGGGGTTCCGGGTCGTGGCATGCACCACCTGCGGCGGTGTGCTGAAACCGGACGTCGTGTTCTTCGGAGAGTCGGTCCCGCGCGACCGGGTGAACCGTTGCTTCGCGATGGTCGACGCGGCCCGCGCCGTGCTGGTGGTCGGGTCGTCGTTGACCGTCATGTCGGGGTATCGCTTCATCATCCGCGCCCGCGGGCGAGGTACGCCGGTCGCGATCGTCAACCGTGGGCCGACGCGCGGTGACGATGACGCGGTACTCCGCGTCGACGCCGGTCTGGCCGACGTGCTGCCGAGGGTGCTCGACCACCTGCGCGCCCAGGACCGCCGGGCAGCCCCCACCCAGCCGCGTTGA
- a CDS encoding response regulator transcription factor — MWTAFTATTDAEWATLHGAADVADRWAEAERRLDALGFVTAATQTRIRHALALLFEDRDAAATQLERPWTDAESAGLSLLCREAKRIGRRANIALGQALGATPFGLTPREREVLRLLAEGRSNPEIGRVLFISRKTTSAHVSNILAKLGVSSRGEAAATAHRTGLDGGDPAGPGAELVRRRQASGR; from the coding sequence TTGTGGACCGCGTTCACCGCGACCACTGACGCCGAGTGGGCGACCCTGCACGGCGCCGCGGACGTCGCCGATCGCTGGGCCGAGGCGGAGCGCCGGCTCGATGCGCTCGGCTTCGTCACGGCGGCGACGCAGACCCGCATCCGCCACGCACTGGCCCTGCTGTTCGAGGACCGTGACGCCGCCGCGACGCAGCTCGAGCGGCCTTGGACGGACGCCGAATCCGCCGGCCTCTCATTGCTGTGCCGTGAGGCGAAGCGGATTGGCCGGCGCGCGAACATCGCCCTCGGGCAGGCCCTGGGCGCGACCCCGTTCGGGCTGACACCGCGGGAGCGGGAGGTCCTGCGCCTGCTCGCAGAGGGCCGCAGCAACCCGGAGATCGGCCGCGTGCTGTTCATCAGCCGTAAGACGACCAGTGCGCACGTGTCGAACATCCTGGCAAAGCTCGGTGTGAGCAGCCGCGGCGAGGCTGCGGCCACCGCCCACCGGACGGGACTCGACGGGGGTGACCCTGCCGGTCCGGGTGCGGAGCTCGTCCGGAGGCGTCAGGCGTCGGGCAGGTAG
- a CDS encoding aspartate-semialdehyde dehydrogenase, whose translation MGRTIAVVGATGAVGEDLRRLLQRRSVAHDDIVLVASERSAGRRLAFGDREITVRALTEPDIFAGVDIALFSAGGGRSREYAPQAVAAGAIVVDNSSVWRMDPDVPLVVTEVNPEAVDGMRKGIVANPNCTTMAAMLPLKALHDAFGLVGMVATSYQAAGGAGQQGMDELLAQVPTLLAEPELLRRDGAAAAKLVEHRVHAATLAFNVVPWLGSRAQDGYSDEEMKLRNESRKILGLPDLTVSPTCVRVPVMAGHAIQVRASFSSEIDVDRAVAALQAFPGLEVCDLPTPLEWAGRDEVAVGRIRRDLADPHALNFFVVGDNLLKGAALNTVQIAELLIERGIV comes from the coding sequence ATGGGACGCACGATCGCGGTCGTCGGCGCCACCGGCGCCGTTGGCGAAGATCTCCGCCGCCTGCTCCAGCGCCGCAGCGTCGCGCACGACGACATCGTGCTCGTGGCCTCGGAACGCTCCGCGGGCCGCCGGCTGGCCTTCGGGGACCGCGAGATCACGGTCCGGGCGCTGACGGAGCCGGACATCTTCGCCGGCGTCGACATCGCGCTGTTCTCCGCTGGTGGAGGGCGGTCGCGCGAGTACGCGCCGCAGGCCGTCGCGGCTGGCGCCATCGTGGTCGACAACTCGTCGGTGTGGCGCATGGACCCCGACGTGCCGCTGGTGGTCACCGAGGTCAACCCCGAGGCCGTGGACGGCATGCGCAAGGGCATCGTGGCCAACCCCAACTGCACGACGATGGCCGCGATGCTGCCGCTGAAGGCGCTCCACGACGCCTTCGGACTGGTCGGCATGGTCGCCACCAGCTACCAGGCTGCCGGCGGCGCCGGGCAGCAGGGCATGGACGAACTGCTGGCGCAGGTGCCGACGCTGCTGGCCGAGCCGGAGCTGCTGCGCCGCGACGGCGCCGCGGCGGCGAAGCTGGTCGAGCATCGCGTTCATGCCGCGACCCTGGCGTTCAACGTCGTGCCGTGGCTGGGCTCGCGCGCCCAGGACGGCTACTCCGACGAGGAGATGAAGCTGCGCAACGAGTCCCGCAAGATCCTGGGGCTACCTGATCTGACGGTCTCGCCGACGTGCGTGCGGGTGCCGGTGATGGCCGGCCATGCGATCCAGGTGCGCGCGTCGTTCTCGTCGGAGATCGATGTCGACCGGGCCGTCGCGGCGCTGCAGGCGTTCCCGGGCCTCGAGGTGTGCGACCTGCCTACGCCGCTGGAGTGGGCGGGACGTGACGAGGTCGCCGTCGGGCGCATCCGTCGCGACCTGGCCGACCCGCACGCGTTGAACTTCTTCGTGGTCGGCGACAACCTGCTCAAGGGTGCGGCCCTGAACACGGTGCAGATCGCCGAGCTGCTGATCGAGCGAGGCATCGTGTAG
- a CDS encoding aspartate kinase: MIVVQKYGGTSVADTDRIRRVAQRIERAAQAGNQVVVVVSAMGQTTDELVRQANELSPAPPGRELDMLLTAGERISMSLLAMAIHARGLTARSFTGSQAGIITDAVHGMARILDITPGRITDALDDGHVVIVAGFQGVSRDSKDVTTLGRGGSDTTAVALAASLGAPVCEIYTDVDGVYTADPRIVSDARRLRETSHEEMLELAACGAKVLQVRSVEYARNHDVDIHVRSSFSWQDGTWVRKASTMEQPIISGVAHDTSEGKLVIRGVPDKPGVAAQIFTAFADVNINVDMIVQNVGDDGTTDISCTLPSDEGPRALQLLEQVSSEIGARHVSFDEQIAKVSLVGAGMKTHPGVAAAMFRALSDAGVNIEMISTSTIRISVVVRSDDAEIAVTAIHEHFGLGGEFDSLGESLVR; the protein is encoded by the coding sequence GTGATCGTAGTGCAGAAGTACGGGGGGACGTCGGTCGCCGACACCGACCGGATCCGCCGTGTGGCCCAGCGCATCGAACGCGCGGCACAGGCCGGCAACCAGGTCGTGGTGGTCGTGTCCGCGATGGGGCAGACCACCGACGAGCTGGTGCGCCAGGCCAACGAGCTCAGCCCGGCGCCGCCCGGACGTGAGCTCGACATGCTGCTCACCGCAGGCGAGCGCATCTCGATGTCGCTGCTGGCGATGGCGATCCATGCGCGCGGCCTGACCGCCCGCAGCTTCACCGGGAGTCAGGCGGGGATCATCACCGATGCCGTGCACGGGATGGCCCGCATCCTCGACATCACGCCCGGACGCATCACCGATGCACTCGACGACGGCCACGTCGTGATCGTCGCGGGCTTCCAGGGCGTGTCCCGCGACTCGAAGGACGTCACGACGCTGGGACGCGGCGGCAGCGACACGACGGCCGTCGCCCTTGCCGCGTCACTCGGCGCGCCCGTCTGCGAGATCTACACCGACGTCGACGGCGTGTACACCGCGGACCCGCGCATCGTGTCCGACGCCAGGCGCCTGCGCGAGACCTCTCACGAGGAGATGCTGGAGCTCGCCGCCTGCGGCGCGAAGGTCCTCCAGGTGCGCAGCGTCGAGTATGCGCGCAACCACGACGTCGACATCCATGTCCGCAGCTCGTTCAGCTGGCAGGACGGCACCTGGGTGCGGAAGGCATCGACCATGGAACAGCCCATCATCTCCGGCGTCGCCCACGACACCAGCGAGGGCAAGCTGGTCATCCGCGGCGTGCCCGACAAGCCCGGCGTCGCGGCACAGATCTTCACGGCCTTCGCCGACGTCAACATCAACGTCGACATGATCGTGCAGAACGTCGGCGACGACGGCACGACGGACATCTCGTGCACGCTGCCCAGCGACGAGGGGCCGCGGGCGCTCCAGCTGCTCGAGCAGGTGTCGTCGGAGATCGGCGCGCGGCACGTGAGCTTCGACGAGCAGATCGCGAAGGTCTCGCTGGTCGGGGCCGGTATGAAGACCCACCCGGGCGTGGCGGCGGCCATGTTCCGCGCCCTCAGCGACGCCGGCGTGAACATCGAGATGATCTCGACGTCGACGATCCGCATCTCGGTCGTCGTGCGCAGCGACGACGCCGAGATCGCCGTGACCGCTATCCACGAGCACTTCGGGCTCGGCGGCGAGTTCGACTCCCTGGGCGAGTCGCTCGTCCGCTAG
- the dnaX gene encoding DNA polymerase III subunit gamma/tau: MAHVSLYRKYRPQTFAEIVGQPHVTETLSQAITEDRLHHAYLFTGPRGTGKTSTARILAKAVNCAQGPTPYPCNACDQCLSITDGSNVDVIEIDAASHGGVDDVRDLRERVAFAPASARMKVYIVDECHMLSTAGWNAFLKTVEEPPAHVLFVFATTEPHKVLATILSRTQRFDFRRLSAALLSSHVAEIGEREQITFDTGSIALIARAGDGSARDTLSVLEQVVSFTGPKVTIEGVADVLGTTDDDLLADMAASIAGGDVASLCRLVQRLADSGHDLRQFARDATEHLRSLFLVQTAPDADLVPGTPERLERLRAQADALGQIELLRAVDLLAECQAQMRRGNTRLPLELALAKAALPEAAGDAAALGARLDRLERRSGVDDVPPARPPATRSADADGVAVDAPTTTQDPAPESVAAPTPSASATARAVPADPQASSQPTASAATPDAAAAPTSSDTSAEVSAGVSSGGGTVDLDLLKQSWPAVLDRVRQQKVRWHALMSMSRPVAVDDQTVTLEFRPGHQFHAGECGGAEGQRVIGGAIHDVLGLRARLHCIVASDDAEAGPTAHEAEAAEVAEREAMEAAGDLPDEEELRQQAIETLRRNLGATVVDFGGSGAG, translated from the coding sequence ATGGCCCACGTCTCGCTCTACCGCAAGTACCGGCCGCAGACCTTCGCGGAGATCGTAGGGCAGCCCCACGTCACCGAGACGCTGTCGCAGGCCATCACCGAGGACCGTCTGCACCACGCATACCTGTTCACCGGTCCACGGGGCACTGGGAAGACGTCCACCGCCCGCATCCTGGCCAAGGCGGTCAACTGCGCGCAGGGCCCCACGCCGTACCCGTGCAACGCCTGCGACCAGTGCCTGTCGATCACCGACGGGTCGAACGTCGACGTCATCGAGATCGACGCTGCCAGCCACGGCGGTGTCGACGACGTTCGCGACCTTCGTGAGCGGGTGGCCTTCGCGCCGGCCTCGGCGCGCATGAAGGTCTACATCGTCGACGAGTGCCACATGCTGTCGACGGCGGGCTGGAACGCGTTCCTCAAGACGGTCGAGGAGCCACCGGCCCACGTGCTGTTCGTGTTCGCTACGACCGAGCCCCACAAGGTGCTCGCAACGATCCTGTCGCGCACGCAGCGCTTCGACTTCCGACGCCTGTCGGCGGCCCTGCTCAGCTCCCACGTCGCCGAGATCGGTGAGCGCGAGCAGATCACCTTCGACACCGGCAGTATCGCGCTCATCGCCCGTGCCGGCGACGGCAGCGCCCGCGACACGCTGTCGGTCCTCGAGCAGGTCGTGTCGTTCACCGGGCCGAAGGTGACGATCGAGGGTGTCGCCGACGTGCTCGGCACGACCGACGACGACCTGCTGGCGGACATGGCGGCCAGCATCGCAGGCGGCGACGTCGCCTCGCTGTGCCGGCTGGTCCAACGCCTGGCCGACAGCGGCCACGACCTGCGGCAGTTCGCCCGGGACGCCACCGAGCACCTCCGGTCGCTGTTCCTGGTCCAGACCGCGCCCGACGCCGACCTGGTGCCGGGAACGCCGGAGCGGCTGGAGCGGCTGCGCGCCCAGGCCGACGCACTAGGGCAGATCGAGCTGCTGCGCGCCGTTGACCTGCTGGCGGAGTGCCAGGCGCAGATGCGGCGCGGCAACACGCGGCTGCCGCTTGAGCTGGCCCTGGCCAAGGCGGCCCTGCCCGAGGCGGCGGGCGACGCCGCCGCGTTGGGGGCGCGGCTCGACCGTCTCGAGCGACGCAGCGGGGTCGACGACGTCCCGCCCGCGCGACCGCCCGCCACCCGGTCGGCCGACGCCGACGGGGTGGCGGTCGATGCGCCGACGACGACGCAGGACCCGGCCCCCGAGTCGGTCGCGGCCCCGACGCCGTCCGCCTCGGCCACGGCGCGCGCGGTCCCGGCCGACCCGCAGGCATCCTCGCAACCCACCGCGTCGGCAGCCACGCCTGACGCAGCTGCTGCGCCGACGTCGTCCGACACATCGGCCGAGGTGTCCGCCGGCGTGTCGTCCGGTGGCGGCACCGTCGACCTCGACCTGCTCAAGCAGTCGTGGCCGGCGGTGCTCGACCGTGTCAGGCAGCAGAAGGTCCGCTGGCACGCGCTGATGTCGATGAGCCGCCCCGTCGCGGTTGACGATCAGACGGTCACGCTGGAGTTCCGCCCGGGCCACCAGTTCCACGCCGGCGAGTGCGGTGGCGCCGAGGGCCAGCGCGTCATCGGCGGCGCGATCCACGACGTGCTCGGGCTGCGGGCGCGACTGCACTGCATCGTCGCCTCCGACGATGCCGAGGCGGGACCGACCGCGCACGAGGCCGAGGCGGCCGAGGTCGCCGAACGCGAGGCGATGGAGGCGGCCGGCGACCTGCCCGACGAGGAGGAGTTGCGCCAGCAGGCCATCGAGACCCTGCGGCGCAACCTCGGCGCAACGGTCGTCGACTTCGGCGGGAGCGGTGCGGGGTAG